One genomic segment of Macaca fascicularis isolate 582-1 chromosome 19, T2T-MFA8v1.1 includes these proteins:
- the RUVBL2 gene encoding ruvB-like 2 isoform X2, translated as MATVTATTKVPEIRDVTRIERIGAHSHIRGLGLDDALEPRQASQGMVGQLAARRAAGVVLEMIREGKIAGRAVLIAGQPGTGKTAIAMGMAQALGPDTPFTAIAGSEIFSLEMSKTEALTQAFRRSIGVRIKEETEIIEGEVVEIQIDRPATGTGSKVGKLTLKTTEMETIYDLGTKMIESLTKDKVQAGDVITIDKATGKISKLGRSFTRARDYDAMGSQTKFVQCPDGELQKRKEVVHTVSLHEIDVINSRTQGFLALFSGDTGEIKSEVREQINAKVAEWREEGKAEIIPGVLFIDEVHMLDIESFSFLNRALESDMAPVLIMATNRGITRIRGTSYQSPHGIPIDLLDRLLIVSTTPYSEKDTKQILRIRCEEEDVEMSEDAYTVLTRIGLETSLRYAIQLITAASLVCRKRKGTEVQVDDIKRVYSLFLDESRSTQYMKEYQDAFLFNELKGETMDTS; from the exons GTGCCCACTCCCACATTCGAGGACTGGGGCTGGACGATGCTTTGGAGCCTCGGCAG GCTTCGCAGGGCATGGTGGGTCAGCTGGCGGCACGGCGGGCAGCTGGAGTGGTGCTGGAGATGATCCGGGAAGGGAAGATTGCTGGGCGGGCAGTCCTCATTGCTGGCCAGCCAGGCACAGGGAAGACGGCCATCGCCATGG GCATGGCGCAGGCCCTGGGTCCTGACACACCATTCACAGCCATCGCCGGCAGTGAAATCTTCTCCCTGGAGATGAGCAAGACGGAGGCGCTAACGCAGGCCTTCCGGCGGTCCATCGGCGTTCGCATCAA GGAGGAGACGGAGATCATCGAAGGGGAGGTGGTGGAGATCCAGATTGATCGACCGGCAACAGGAACG GGCTCCAAGGTGGGCAAACTGACCCTCAAGACCacagagatggagaccatctacGACCTGGGCACCAAGATGATTGAGTCCCTGACCAAGGACAAGGTCCAGGCTGG GGACGTGATCACCATCGACAAGGCGACGGGCAAGATCTCGAAGCTGGGCCGCTCCTTCACACGCGCCCGTGACTACGACGCGATGGGCTCCCAG ACCAAGTTTGTGCAGTGCCCGGATGGGGAGCTCCAGAAACGCAAGGAGGTGGTGCACACCGTGTCCCTGCACGAGATCGATGTCATCAACTCCCGCACCCAGGGCTTCCTGGCGCTCTTCTCAG GTGACACAGGGGAGATCAAGTCAGAAGTCCGCGAGCAGATCAATGCCAAGGTGGCAGAGTGGCGCGAGGAGGGCAAGGCGGAGATCATCCCTGGA GTGCTGTTCATTGATGAGGTCCACATGCTGGACATCGAGAGCTTTTCCTTCCTCAACCGGGCCCTGGAGAGTGACATGGCGCCCGTCCTGATCATGGCCACCAACCGTGGCATCACGCG AATCCGGGGCACCAGCTACCAGAGCCCCCACGGCATCCCCATAGACCTGCTGGACCGGCTGCTTATCGTCTCCACCACCCCCTACAGCGAGAAAGACACGAAGCAGATCCTCCGCATCCG GTGCGAGGAGGAAGATGTGGAGATGAGTGAGGACGCCTACACGGTGCTGACCCGCATCGGGCTGGAGACGTCACTGCGCTACGCCATCCAGCTCATCACGGCTGCAAGCCTGGTGTGCCGGAAACGCAAG GGTACAGAAGTGCAGGTGGATGACATCAAGCGGGTCTACTCACTCTTCCTGGACGAGTCCCGCTCCACGCAGTACATGAAGGAGTACCAGGACGCCTTCCTCTTCAATGAACTCA AAGGCGAGACCATGGACACCTCCTGA
- the RUVBL2 gene encoding ruvB-like 2 isoform X1 has translation MATVTATTKVPEIRDVTRIERIGAHSHIRGLGLDDALEPRQASQGMVGQLAARRAAGVVLEMIREGKIAGRAVLIAGQPGTGKTAIAMGMAQALGPDTPFTAIAGSEIFSLEMSKTEALTQAFRRSIGVRIKEETEIIEGEVVEIQIDRPATGTGSKVGKLTLKTTEMETIYDLGTKMIESLTKDKVQAGDVITIDKATGKISKLGRSFTRARDYDAMGSQTKFVQCPDGELQKRKEVVHTVSLHEIDVINSRTQGFLALFSGDTGEIKSEVREQINAKVAEWREEGKAEIIPGVLFIDEVHMLDIESFSFLNRALESDMAPVLIMATNRGITRIRGTSYQSPHGIPIDLLDRLLIVSTTPYSEKDTKQILRIRCEEEDVEMSEDAYTVLTRIGLETSLRYAIQLITAASLVCRKRKSMEVTYAGVCAVSLTERGPTQDPPSPSRVQKCRWMTSSGSTHSSWTSPAPRST, from the exons GTGCCCACTCCCACATTCGAGGACTGGGGCTGGACGATGCTTTGGAGCCTCGGCAG GCTTCGCAGGGCATGGTGGGTCAGCTGGCGGCACGGCGGGCAGCTGGAGTGGTGCTGGAGATGATCCGGGAAGGGAAGATTGCTGGGCGGGCAGTCCTCATTGCTGGCCAGCCAGGCACAGGGAAGACGGCCATCGCCATGG GCATGGCGCAGGCCCTGGGTCCTGACACACCATTCACAGCCATCGCCGGCAGTGAAATCTTCTCCCTGGAGATGAGCAAGACGGAGGCGCTAACGCAGGCCTTCCGGCGGTCCATCGGCGTTCGCATCAA GGAGGAGACGGAGATCATCGAAGGGGAGGTGGTGGAGATCCAGATTGATCGACCGGCAACAGGAACG GGCTCCAAGGTGGGCAAACTGACCCTCAAGACCacagagatggagaccatctacGACCTGGGCACCAAGATGATTGAGTCCCTGACCAAGGACAAGGTCCAGGCTGG GGACGTGATCACCATCGACAAGGCGACGGGCAAGATCTCGAAGCTGGGCCGCTCCTTCACACGCGCCCGTGACTACGACGCGATGGGCTCCCAG ACCAAGTTTGTGCAGTGCCCGGATGGGGAGCTCCAGAAACGCAAGGAGGTGGTGCACACCGTGTCCCTGCACGAGATCGATGTCATCAACTCCCGCACCCAGGGCTTCCTGGCGCTCTTCTCAG GTGACACAGGGGAGATCAAGTCAGAAGTCCGCGAGCAGATCAATGCCAAGGTGGCAGAGTGGCGCGAGGAGGGCAAGGCGGAGATCATCCCTGGA GTGCTGTTCATTGATGAGGTCCACATGCTGGACATCGAGAGCTTTTCCTTCCTCAACCGGGCCCTGGAGAGTGACATGGCGCCCGTCCTGATCATGGCCACCAACCGTGGCATCACGCG AATCCGGGGCACCAGCTACCAGAGCCCCCACGGCATCCCCATAGACCTGCTGGACCGGCTGCTTATCGTCTCCACCACCCCCTACAGCGAGAAAGACACGAAGCAGATCCTCCGCATCCG GTGCGAGGAGGAAGATGTGGAGATGAGTGAGGACGCCTACACGGTGCTGACCCGCATCGGGCTGGAGACGTCACTGCGCTACGCCATCCAGCTCATCACGGCTGCAAGCCTGGTGTGCCGGAAACGCAAG AGCATGGAGGTGACATATGCTGGGGTCTGTGCCGTGAGCCTCACGGAGAGGGGCCCAACTCAGGACCCGCCCTCCCCCTCCAGGGTACAGAAGTGCAGGTGGATGACATCAAGCGGGTCTACTCACTCTTCCTGGACGAGTCCCGCTCCACGCAGTACATGA
- the LHB gene encoding lutropin subunit beta isoform X1, which translates to MGGPGHGAAVSDWAEAVSLSQGLLLWLLLSMGGARASREPLRPLCRPINATLAAEKEACPVCITVNTSICAGYCPTMMRVLQAALLPLPQVVCTYHEVRFDSIQLPGCLPGVDPVVSFPVALSCRCGPCHRSTSDCGGPKDHPLTCDHPQLPGLLFL; encoded by the exons ATGGGAGGGCCAGGGCACGGGGCTGCGGTCTCAGACTGGGCTGAAGCAGTGTCCTTGTCCCAGGGgctgctgctgtggctgctgctgagCATGGGCGGGGCACGGGCATCCAGGGAGCCGCTGCGGCCACTGTGCCGCCCCATCAATGCCACCCTGGCTGCCGAGAAGGAGGCCTGCCCCGTGTGCATCACCGTCAACACCAGCATCTGTGCCGGCTACTGCCCCACCATG ATGCGGGTGCTGCAGGCGGCCCTGCTGCCCCTGCCCCAGGTGGTGTGCACCTACCACGAGGTGCGCTTCGACTCCATCCAGCTCCCTGGCTGCCTGCCTGGCGTGGACCCCGTGGTCTCCTTCCCTGTGGCTCTCAGCTGTCGTTGTGGACCCTGCCACCGCAGCACCTCTGACTGCGGGGGTCCCAAGGACCACCCTTTGACTTGTGACCACCCCCAACTCCCAGGCCTCCTCTTCCTCTAA
- the LHB gene encoding lutropin subunit beta isoform X3, with protein sequence MGGARASREPLRPLCRPINATLAAEKEACPVCITVNTSICAGYCPTMMRVLQAALLPLPQVVCTYHEVRFDSIQLPGCLPGVDPVVSFPVALSCRCGPCHRSTSDCGGPKDHPLTCDHPQLPGLLFL encoded by the exons ATGGGCGGGGCACGGGCATCCAGGGAGCCGCTGCGGCCACTGTGCCGCCCCATCAATGCCACCCTGGCTGCCGAGAAGGAGGCCTGCCCCGTGTGCATCACCGTCAACACCAGCATCTGTGCCGGCTACTGCCCCACCATG ATGCGGGTGCTGCAGGCGGCCCTGCTGCCCCTGCCCCAGGTGGTGTGCACCTACCACGAGGTGCGCTTCGACTCCATCCAGCTCCCTGGCTGCCTGCCTGGCGTGGACCCCGTGGTCTCCTTCCCTGTGGCTCTCAGCTGTCGTTGTGGACCCTGCCACCGCAGCACCTCTGACTGCGGGGGTCCCAAGGACCACCCTTTGACTTGTGACCACCCCCAACTCCCAGGCCTCCTCTTCCTCTAA
- the LHB gene encoding lutropin subunit beta isoform X2 yields the protein MEMLQGLLLWLLLSMGGARASREPLRPLCRPINATLAAEKEACPVCITVNTSICAGYCPTMMRVLQAALLPLPQVVCTYHEVRFDSIQLPGCLPGVDPVVSFPVALSCRCGPCHRSTSDCGGPKDHPLTCDHPQLPGLLFL from the exons ATGGAGATGCTCCAG GGgctgctgctgtggctgctgctgagCATGGGCGGGGCACGGGCATCCAGGGAGCCGCTGCGGCCACTGTGCCGCCCCATCAATGCCACCCTGGCTGCCGAGAAGGAGGCCTGCCCCGTGTGCATCACCGTCAACACCAGCATCTGTGCCGGCTACTGCCCCACCATG ATGCGGGTGCTGCAGGCGGCCCTGCTGCCCCTGCCCCAGGTGGTGTGCACCTACCACGAGGTGCGCTTCGACTCCATCCAGCTCCCTGGCTGCCTGCCTGGCGTGGACCCCGTGGTCTCCTTCCCTGTGGCTCTCAGCTGTCGTTGTGGACCCTGCCACCGCAGCACCTCTGACTGCGGGGGTCCCAAGGACCACCCTTTGACTTGTGACCACCCCCAACTCCCAGGCCTCCTCTTCCTCTAA
- the LOC102136843 gene encoding uncharacterized protein isoform X1, protein MCSAFSPVQGRGPSTPGCKAGFSHLGFRRGPQQMGDNLWLGLRAQDPWRALRPAQSPRACRPHTDCRYQGFRRKAQTPRLAPPTDHKVPEQRDEGAVQGLSRPGCARTRTRPGPAPTTRRPPPRGAFPGSNSLDEEPRAVWPAFHSIRPGRPGPPPALSDHLGAGLSVLSQDGAVRIPPQGLPDLLELRRDAPGLGPRPAAAALSALLPAAPTTAGPRATRQAGDLGRAAPRSPVSGSGVLQPPVAPAPGARPLLPAGGALGRPPLEAPAGHPQRAESLQYRKLQLWQLEADAGVSGPGQPHPGHAPWAAGRSRAADLRSLRGIRTRPELHSLPLSAMWGRD, encoded by the exons ATGTGCAGCGCCTTCTCTCCAGTCCAGGGTCGCGGACCCTCTACCCCCGGCTGCAAAGCAGGATTCTCGCATCTGGGCTTTCGACGAGGTCCTCAGCAGATGGGAGACAACCTCTGGCTCGGCCTACGTGCCCAAGACCCATGGCGGGccctgcgcccagcccagagccCCAGAGCCTGCAGACCCCACACGGACTGTAGGTATCAAGGATTTAGGAGAAAAG CTCAGACGCCGCGGCTGGCACCTCCCACTGACCACAAAGTACCAGAGCAGCGAGACGAGGGCGCAGTACAGGGGCTCTCCCGACCCGGATGCGCGCGTACCCGAACACGTCCGGGCCCAGCCCCTACAACTCGCAGACCACCACCGCGGGGGGCCTTCCCAG GCTCTAATTCCCTGGACGAAGAACCCCGAGCTGTCTGGCCGGCCTTTCACAGTATCCGACCGGGGCGTCCTGGACCGCCGCCAGCTCTATCTGACCACCTCGGCGCGGGACTTTCGGTTCTATCCCAA GACGGAGCTGTCCGGATACCCCCGCAAGGACTCCCTGACCTACTGGAGCTTCGAAGAGACGCCCCAGGTCTGGGGCCACGGCCCGCAGCGGCCGCCCTGTCCGCGCTCCTCCCGGCCGCCCCGACCACCGCGGGTCCGCGTGCCACGCGCCAGGCCGGTGACCTCGGCCGTGCCGCACCGCGGAGCCCTGTCTCTGGCTCAGGAGTCCTACAGCCCCCCGTTGCACCCGCTCCGGGGGCTCGACCGCTTCTGCCCGCTGGAGGCGCCCTGGGGCGGCCCCCACTGGAAGCCCCTGCCGGGCATCCACAGCGTGCCGAAAGCCTACAGTACAGAAAACTCCAGCTATGGCAGCTTGAAGCCGACGCTGGTGTGAGCGGGCCGGGCCAGCCCCACCCCGGACACGCCCCCTGGGCCGCGGGGCGGAGCCGAGCtgcggatctccgctcactaagAGGGATCCGGACCAGGCCTGAGTTGCACTCATTACCTCTATCGGCAATGTGGGGGCGGGACTAG
- the LOC102136843 gene encoding stabilizer of axonemal microtubules 3 isoform X2 yields MAGGSLALCCGPAWCRISATEVPGSRPNWHRTSSYVAHRIIPPVPIIPPTVQSRVADPLPPAAKQDSRIWAFDEVLSRWETTSGSAYVPKTHGGPCAQPRAPEPADPTRTVGIKDLGEKLRRRGWHLPLTTKYQSSETRAQYRGSPDPDARVPEHVRAQPLQLADHHRGGPSQALIPWTKNPELSGRPFTVSDRGVLDRRQLYLTTSARDFRFYPKTELSGYPRKDSLTYWSFEETPQVWGHGPQRPPCPRSSRPPRPPRVRVPRARPVTSAVPHRGALSLAQESYSPPLHPLRGLDRFCPLEAPWGGPHWKPLPGIHSVPKAYSTENSSYGSLKPTLV; encoded by the exons ATGGCTGGTGGCAGCTTGGCTCTGTGCTGTGGCCCAGCGTGGTGCCGTATCTCTGCAACCGAGGTACCTGGATCCAGGCCCAACTGGCATCGCACCAGCAGCTACGTTGCCCACCGCATTATCCCACCCGTACCCATCATCCCGCCCACGGTGCAG TCCAGGGTCGCGGACCCTCTACCCCCGGCTGCAAAGCAGGATTCTCGCATCTGGGCTTTCGACGAGGTCCTCAGCAGATGGGAGACAACCTCTGGCTCGGCCTACGTGCCCAAGACCCATGGCGGGccctgcgcccagcccagagccCCAGAGCCTGCAGACCCCACACGGACTGTAGGTATCAAGGATTTAGGAGAAAAG CTCAGACGCCGCGGCTGGCACCTCCCACTGACCACAAAGTACCAGAGCAGCGAGACGAGGGCGCAGTACAGGGGCTCTCCCGACCCGGATGCGCGCGTACCCGAACACGTCCGGGCCCAGCCCCTACAACTCGCAGACCACCACCGCGGGGGGCCTTCCCAG GCTCTAATTCCCTGGACGAAGAACCCCGAGCTGTCTGGCCGGCCTTTCACAGTATCCGACCGGGGCGTCCTGGACCGCCGCCAGCTCTATCTGACCACCTCGGCGCGGGACTTTCGGTTCTATCCCAA GACGGAGCTGTCCGGATACCCCCGCAAGGACTCCCTGACCTACTGGAGCTTCGAAGAGACGCCCCAGGTCTGGGGCCACGGCCCGCAGCGGCCGCCCTGTCCGCGCTCCTCCCGGCCGCCCCGACCACCGCGGGTCCGCGTGCCACGCGCCAGGCCGGTGACCTCGGCCGTGCCGCACCGCGGAGCCCTGTCTCTGGCTCAGGAGTCCTACAGCCCCCCGTTGCACCCGCTCCGGGGGCTCGACCGCTTCTGCCCGCTGGAGGCGCCCTGGGGCGGCCCCCACTGGAAGCCCCTGCCGGGCATCCACAGCGTGCCGAAAGCCTACAGTACAGAAAACTCCAGCTATGGCAGCTTGAAGCCGACGCTGGTGTGA
- the LOC102136843 gene encoding stabilizer of axonemal microtubules 3 isoform X3, with protein MAGGSLALCCGPAWCRISATESRVADPLPPAAKQDSRIWAFDEVLSRWETTSGSAYVPKTHGGPCAQPRAPEPADPTRTVGIKDLGEKLRRRGWHLPLTTKYQSSETRAQYRGSPDPDARVPEHVRAQPLQLADHHRGGPSQALIPWTKNPELSGRPFTVSDRGVLDRRQLYLTTSARDFRFYPKTELSGYPRKDSLTYWSFEETPQVWGHGPQRPPCPRSSRPPRPPRVRVPRARPVTSAVPHRGALSLAQESYSPPLHPLRGLDRFCPLEAPWGGPHWKPLPGIHSVPKAYSTENSSYGSLKPTLV; from the exons ATGGCTGGTGGCAGCTTGGCTCTGTGCTGTGGCCCAGCGTGGTGCCGTATCTCTGCAACCGAG TCCAGGGTCGCGGACCCTCTACCCCCGGCTGCAAAGCAGGATTCTCGCATCTGGGCTTTCGACGAGGTCCTCAGCAGATGGGAGACAACCTCTGGCTCGGCCTACGTGCCCAAGACCCATGGCGGGccctgcgcccagcccagagccCCAGAGCCTGCAGACCCCACACGGACTGTAGGTATCAAGGATTTAGGAGAAAAG CTCAGACGCCGCGGCTGGCACCTCCCACTGACCACAAAGTACCAGAGCAGCGAGACGAGGGCGCAGTACAGGGGCTCTCCCGACCCGGATGCGCGCGTACCCGAACACGTCCGGGCCCAGCCCCTACAACTCGCAGACCACCACCGCGGGGGGCCTTCCCAG GCTCTAATTCCCTGGACGAAGAACCCCGAGCTGTCTGGCCGGCCTTTCACAGTATCCGACCGGGGCGTCCTGGACCGCCGCCAGCTCTATCTGACCACCTCGGCGCGGGACTTTCGGTTCTATCCCAA GACGGAGCTGTCCGGATACCCCCGCAAGGACTCCCTGACCTACTGGAGCTTCGAAGAGACGCCCCAGGTCTGGGGCCACGGCCCGCAGCGGCCGCCCTGTCCGCGCTCCTCCCGGCCGCCCCGACCACCGCGGGTCCGCGTGCCACGCGCCAGGCCGGTGACCTCGGCCGTGCCGCACCGCGGAGCCCTGTCTCTGGCTCAGGAGTCCTACAGCCCCCCGTTGCACCCGCTCCGGGGGCTCGACCGCTTCTGCCCGCTGGAGGCGCCCTGGGGCGGCCCCCACTGGAAGCCCCTGCCGGGCATCCACAGCGTGCCGAAAGCCTACAGTACAGAAAACTCCAGCTATGGCAGCTTGAAGCCGACGCTGGTGTGA
- the LOC102137201 gene encoding choriogonadotropin subunit beta isoform X1 — MGGPGHGAVVSDWAEAVSLSQGLLLWLLLSVGGARASREPLRPLCRPINATLAAEKEACPVCITVNTTICAGYCPTMMRVLQAVLPPVPQVVCNYREVRFESIRLPGCPPGVDPVVSVPVALSCRCALCRRSTSDCGGPKDHPLTCDDPHLQASSSSKDPPPSPPSPSRLLEPADTPFLPQ; from the exons ATGGGAGGGCCAGGGCACGGGGCTGTGGTCTCAGACTGGGCTGAAGCAGTGTCCTTGTCCCAGGGgctgctgctgtggctgctgctgagCGTGGGTGGGGCACGGGCATCCAGGGAGCCGCTGCGGCCACTGTGCCGCCCCATCAATGCCACCCTGGCTGCCGAGAAGGAGGCCTGCCCCGTGTGCATCACCGTCAACACCACCATCTGTGCCGGCTACTGTCCCACCATG ATGCGGGTGCTGCAGGCGGTCCTGCCGCCAGTGCCCCAGGTGGTGTGCAACTACCGCGAGGTGCGCTTCGAGTCCATCCGGCTCCCTGGCTGCCCGCCTGGCGTGGACCCCGTGGTCTCCGTCCCCGTGGCTCTCAGCTGTCGCTGTGCACTCTGCCGCCGCAGCACCTCTGACTGTGGGGGTCCCAAGGACCACCCTTTGACCTGTGATGACCCCCACCTCCAGGCCTCCTCTTCCTCAAAGGACCCTCCCCCCAGCCCTCCAAGTCCATCCCGACTCCTGGAGCCAGCAGACACCCCGTTCCTCCCGCAATAA
- the LOC102137201 gene encoding choriogonadotropin subunit beta isoform X2, whose translation MMEMLQGLLLWLLLSVGGARASREPLRPLCRPINATLAAEKEACPVCITVNTTICAGYCPTMMRVLQAVLPPVPQVVCNYREVRFESIRLPGCPPGVDPVVSVPVALSCRCALCRRSTSDCGGPKDHPLTCDDPHLQASSSSKDPPPSPPSPSRLLEPADTPFLPQ comes from the exons ATGATGGAGATGCTCCAG GGgctgctgctgtggctgctgctgagCGTGGGTGGGGCACGGGCATCCAGGGAGCCGCTGCGGCCACTGTGCCGCCCCATCAATGCCACCCTGGCTGCCGAGAAGGAGGCCTGCCCCGTGTGCATCACCGTCAACACCACCATCTGTGCCGGCTACTGTCCCACCATG ATGCGGGTGCTGCAGGCGGTCCTGCCGCCAGTGCCCCAGGTGGTGTGCAACTACCGCGAGGTGCGCTTCGAGTCCATCCGGCTCCCTGGCTGCCCGCCTGGCGTGGACCCCGTGGTCTCCGTCCCCGTGGCTCTCAGCTGTCGCTGTGCACTCTGCCGCCGCAGCACCTCTGACTGTGGGGGTCCCAAGGACCACCCTTTGACCTGTGATGACCCCCACCTCCAGGCCTCCTCTTCCTCAAAGGACCCTCCCCCCAGCCCTCCAAGTCCATCCCGACTCCTGGAGCCAGCAGACACCCCGTTCCTCCCGCAATAA
- the LOC102138598 gene encoding choriogonadotropin subunit beta: MEMLQGLLLWLLLSMGGARASREPLRPLCRPINATLAAEKEACPVCITVNTTICAGYCPTMMRVLPVILPPVPQVVCNYREVRFKSIRLPGCPPGVDPVVSVPVALSCRCGLCRRSTSDCGGPKDHPLTCDDPHLQASSSSKDPPPSPPSPSRLLEPADTPFLPQ, translated from the exons ATGGAGATGCTCCAG GGgctgctgctgtggctgctgctgagCATGGGCGGGGCACGGGCATCCAGGGAGCCGCTGCGGCCACTGTGCCGCCCCATCAATGCCACCCTGGCTGCCGAGAAGGAGGCCTGCCCCGTGTGCATCACCGTCAACACCACCATCTGTGCCGGCTACTGCCCCACCATG ATGCGGGTGCTGCCGGTGATCCTGCCGCCCGTGCCCCAGGTGGTGTGCAACTACCGCGAGGTGCGCTTCAAGTCCATCCGGCTCCCTGGCTGCCCGCCTGGCGTGGACCCCGTGGTCTCCGTTCCCGTGGCTCTCAGCTGTCGTTGTGGACTCTGCCGCCGCAGCACCTCTGACTGTGGGGGTCCCAAGGACCACCCTTTGACCTGTGATGACCCCCACCTCCAGGCCTCCTCTTCCTCAAAGGACCCTCCCCCCAGCCCTCCAAGTCCATCCCGACTCCTGGAGCCAGCAGACACCCCGTTCCTCCCGCAATAA
- the LOC102146029 gene encoding uncharacterized protein — MCSAFSPVQGPGPSTSGYKAGFSHLGFQRGPQQMGDNLWLSLWLGPRWASPMTGPVPSPEPRACRPQEDWGIKDSGEKDGAVSIPSQRLPDLLELRKESLTLGSRPAAATLSALLPAARSAAPRDHDSGSGILQPRAAPAPPPAPAPPAAPAPPSGPLPPAGGALGGPHCKHLPGIHSVPKAYSPQNSRSGSLKSALVGAGRARPTPDTSSGLAEEPSSGPPPTTRCPDLGGLLLIASIGNVGAGLPQTRTLSCGFARKGLSSDIVLGGCGPAGRTRPLRAY; from the exons ATGTGCAGCGCCTTCTCTCCAGTCCAGGGTCCCGGACCCTCTACCTCTGGCTACAAAGCAGGATTCTCGCATCTGGGCTTTCAACGAGGTCCTCAGCAGATGGGAGACAACCTCTGGCTCAGCCTCTGGCTTGGGCCTAGGTGGGCAAGCCCCATGACGggccctgtgcccagcccagagcccagagccTGCAGACCCCAGGAGGACTGGGGGATCAAGGATTCAGGAGAAAAG GACGGAGCTGTCTCTATACCCTCGCAAAGACTCCCTGATCTACTGGAGCTTCGAAAGGAATCCCTAACTCTGGGGTCACGACCCGCAGCGGCCACCCTGTCCGCGCTCCTCCCGGCCGCCCGGAGCGCCGCACCGCGGGACCATGACTCTGGCTCAGGAATCCTACAGCCCCGCGCTGCACCCGCTCCGCCCCCAGCACCCGCTCCACCCGCAGCACCCGCTCCGCCCTCTGGACCGCTTCCGCCCGCTGGAGGCGCCCTGGGTGGCCCCCACTGTAAGCACTTGCCGGGCATCCACAGCGTGCCGAAAGCCTACAGCCCCCAGAACTCCCGCTCCGGCAGCTTGAAGTCGGCGCTAGTGGGAGCTGGCCGGGCCCGCCCCACCCCAGACACGTCCTCTGGCCTCGCGGAGGAGCCAAGCTCCGGACCTCCGCCCACTACGCGGTGTCCGGACCTAGGTGGTCTCCTACTCATTGCGTCTATCGGGAATGTGGGGGCCGGACTACCCCAGACACGCACACTCAGCTGCGGCTTCGCGAGGAAGGGACTAAGTTCAGATATTGTCCTTGGAGGCTGTGGCCCCGCGGGCAGGACGCGCCCCCTGCGGGCGTATTAA